The sequence below is a genomic window from Macadamia integrifolia cultivar HAES 741 chromosome 1, SCU_Mint_v3, whole genome shotgun sequence.
AGATATCAGTGGGGCAGCTGCTGGACGAACGTTGGGTATTACTTGTATCACATTCTGTAGAAACATGCGATGATGTAATCGAGAATTTATTCATGTTGAATGGAGAGAAGAAATAGGCACCCTCCGATATGGAAGAATAGGCAATGGAGAGTCAAATTTGAGAACATTAATAGCTTGCCCAATAGAAGGTCGAAGATCGTAATCTTGTTGAGCACACCACAGCCCTACAACAATCATGCACTCTAATTCTTGTTTGTCAGAATCCATAGATAGACGTGGGTCAGCCGCTTCGAGATGCTTTTGACTTCCATAGAGCTCCCAAACCCATCCTACCAAACCTACTTCACTTGGGTTAGCCTTTCTCTCAACAGGTTTTCTCCCACAAGCAATTTCTAAGAGAACAATGCCAAAGCTATACACATCAGATTCTTTGCTAGCCTTCCCAGTAAGAACATATTCAGGTGCCATGTATCCCATGGTTCCAGCTACATTGGTTGTTTGTGcccctttctcccctttctcccCTTCCACAAGCCTTCCTCCCATGGCACTAGCTACATTAGTTGCTTGTGACCCCCTCTCATTATCCACAAGCCTAGCCAGACCAAAATCCCCTAGTTTAGCATTGAAGTTGGAATCTAGAATTACATTGCTGGATTTAATATCCCTGTGGATGATACATTGATCCCACCCTTCATGCAAATACTGTAATGCAGAGGCTAAGTCAAGAGCTATCTTGTATCTCAACTCCCATGTCAAGGAACTCCTTTTTCGAAATAGATGGGAATCAAGGCTTCCATTGGGCATGAACTCATACACAAGAAGTAGCTCTTTCCGTTGGTGGCACCAACCAACAAGGTGCACGAGGTTCCTATGCCGCAATCTACTAATGATCTTCACCTCCGATGAATACTCCTTTATCCCTTGTCTAGACCCTTTAGAGATCCTTTTCACAGCAACATCCATGTTGAGATCACTCATGAAGCCTCTATAAACGCCTCCAAATCCTCCCTCTCCCAGCTTTTGTTTCTCATCAAAGTTCCTAGTTGCTCTAGATAATTCAGCATACGAGAACTCCCTAGGTCCCGTGGGCACATCTAAGACCACATCATCATCTGCTTTATTTTCTCGATTCTTTCTCCActtgaaaaaccaaaacaaacccaaGACTGTAATCATGATCATGGCAGCTCCGCCCACTGCGATTCCTATCTTTTTTTTCATGGATATGCCCCCTTGTTGGGTGCTTGTGCGTACACCTTCATTGGTCCCCCATGCTGGTGTGGGCGCGGGTGCGGGCGCGGGTGCAGGCGCAGGGGCCACACCTCCTTCATTCGAATTATCAATTTCCAAACTCGAGCTGAAGTCCCAGGAGTTGAGCTGATGTAGCTCGGAGGCATATCCATTGGCTGCAGAAAACCCAATAGTGACCTCTTCTGGAAGATATTCCCTCAGATCAACAATATGGTTAAGGCTACAGATCTCACCAGAAACAGATTGATTAGAACAAGTCAATATAACACTCAAGTTATGGGAACTTGAATCATAAGTAACCGTAACCTCCCAAGGGATACCATTATTTCTCATAAAATTCCAAAGACTACTATTGCATGAGCTATGGTTTACAGATACGATGGAATAGATGTCGATACCTATCTGATTGGAATCTGGGTCCCAATAATTCTGACATGTATCGAATTCCACTGCAACGATGGACCTATTCGTTGGGGTATTGTCTACAGGTTGGTTGCAGAAAAGACCAAGGCCACCACCACCAAATCCACCACCTCCAAAATAACCGTCGATTTCAAAACCATAGTGAGCAAGGAAGAAAGTAAGTCCATCTCCAATGGTGTTGGTGTATATGGTATTCTTTAGAGTGAAGGAGAAATGGGTGGTGAAGTTGGTTAGGTTTCCCGTCTTCTTGTCCCAGAGATGAACTGGATCATTATACAAAACTCCTCCCTGAGTACCAATACTGGATTTGTCCCCTTTGTTTCGTGTGAGGTCAATGATTGTATCAGAGACTGTTGCATCTAGCTGGGGCTTGATGTAAATATTAATTAGTGAATTATTGAAACTGGGAAAGTTGAAGCTCAATGATGTTGCAGGAAGGACTAAAAGCAAGAAATGTAATGACCTGAAAGAGAATGAAATTAACCTTTGTAGATTGAAGATGCCAATTCCCAGATGATATACGACCCATGATTTCGATTTAGGTTTGAAGCTGAAGCTTGGATCCACAACTCTCTGAGCCACTCCTCTTCGAACTTGGATGCCAATTCATTTATCAGGATTCTAGTTGCAAAGACTTGTGGAAACCAGATCAACATATTCCTTTCTCTTCCTAGCTGTCAGGATAGAGACccagagagaaaagaaagaaaaattaaagggcTAATTCAAACATCCAACATGGTTGCATGTCCTAATTCTTTTTCTTAGTCTAAAATATAGAATGAGACTACAACGTGACCACGACAAGAGAAAGGTCAAAGCCGCTGAAACTGGAAAAGTTGAAGCTCAATGGTGCCGCAGgatgaataaaaagaagaaacattCTTGTTACCAAGGAAGCGTGAAGAAGCTACCCCTACTTATAGAATTCAGCATTGACATTTTATTATGGTGGAATAGAACTCGGCGTTGACAAATGCCGTGTGAAATGAGTTTGGACAAAGTCGTCGTACCAGAAACCCTCTCTGATACGATCGTCTCCGTGAACGGCGGGATAACGGATCACAAGCTACTTCGAGGGTAGCTACCTCCTagaagaacagagaagagagaaaggatttTTGTATATTCATTCCCCCCTTACATCATGTCTTACTGTATATATAATATCCTAACAATGGTCTACCCTTCaacagaaaaatggaatattCCCTAAGATGCTCTTCATGAGGTTTGCATGTTTCTCCTTGCCAAGTGGGGTGCTGTCGTGGCAAAAGTGTTACTTATCAACTCCTCCATGTCATGCTGAGTCGTAACATTGCCATCTTCTTCCAAAagaaccttgtcctcaaggttcgAGTGGGGCGACGATGAAGAACGTAATGTCTTCCCATTAAGCCTCTTCCAAGGTAAACCACCGCAGTGGACTAGAACATGTCTTACCTCGCAATCCCGTTGCTTGAGGCAACTTTTTGCCATGGCCGATAAGTCTAGTTTACACGCGACCTTGCCCACATTGTCTGAGGCTTGCAAGGGACTGAAGATGTAGTAGAACTGGTTCAACCATATTGATGTCAAGATGAAACAGAGTTCAACAAACACAGCTCCAAAGGGAAGTATTCCTCCAATAAGAATAGAAAAGGCTGGTTTCATGTACCAGGCCTTCTTTGTTATCTCTATTGGGATCTTATTTATCTCCGTTGGGTCCTTAATAGCTGGGCTTTTGAAACCCAAATAGTTACCCATAAAAACCAATGGTACTGATATACCCAACCATAAGAATGCAAGAGCAAACATGGTACCAAAGGGCAACGCACCAAAAAACTGCTCTCCCCATATGAGTGCATTCAACGCAAACAAGATTGCAAAGAGTATACCATGAAAAATGAATGTAGCTTTCAAAgtatttctcttccattttgctCCCTTGAACACCTTGTACCAATGAGCTGAATAACCTGCAATTAAACCCATAAAAACCCACAAGAGAACCGTGGTAGTCTTAAGCCGCCTTCGGTTTAAAGGTGATAGGAAACCCAGTAATGCAAAACTTATTGGAACAAGTGTCATTCCAAAAATCTGGACCCATGTTCCAACATAGAAACAAAGTAAACCAGAATTGACAGGGGGCCTGAAAACATTTCCATGGACAAGCTCCCACCCTGCCGTTTCCTCTTGGGCTTCATCCTTGGTCTCCGACTGACTATAGTTGGCGATATCTCTACAAAGAGTTCTTATATCATAAAAGAACAGGAAAATCATCAGAAAATTGATAATGGAGAACCAATGGATTTGATCATCATTCATAAGGAGATAGGTGTCCCAATGAGTTGCCCACTTGAATTCACTAAGCTTGAAAGAAACATCATGTGTAAATACCATCTTCTTacctttaattatatttttggtGTCTCTTACCAAATGAGTGATGCTGATTGGAGCAACCTCAAAGCCAACCGTGCAAGCAGAAGCAGTCTCAAGGTTCTTGTGATACATGACTTTGAAGCCTGAGTGATTATTGATAAAATATTTCTCAACTTTTCTCCCAACATAGGATCCCTTGAATCCAACACAAAAACCATTTGCATGAGTTGTTAGCTGGCTTACATCCCTTCTTTGACGAGGCACTTGAAGATCATTTCTTAAAATTTCAGGGAGGTTTCTCTCAATCCCTTTGCTGTTGCAATCACTATTGCCAACCAAAACGTTGATATTGGGAGCGGGTTCAATAACAAGACCAAGGCATTGGGCGGCCCGGCCTTGGACAAAGTCAACGCTGCCACCATTGATCTGAACTTGCATCGGAGTTCCAACGATAGTCTGTGACAACCACAAGGTCGAAGGGGAAGAGTGGCCAGACATGGCATGATACAAAATCAAGACGACCGAAATGAAAGGTTCGACATATGTTGATGAATCTTCATCCAATAGATCCACAGTTGGGGAATCACCCTCATACAGAAGCAAAAATAGCTGGCGAGATTTACATCTGTGGCCAGGGGAGGAGTCTTCACCCAACAAATTTGTAGTTAGGGCATCATCCTCGTATACAAGCAAAAACAGTTGGCGAGGCTTACATTTGTGGCCAGCGGCGAGTTTTTCACCATCATTGTAGCATAGGCCTTTCTCTCGATAGGGATGCATCTCTATTGAAGTCGGATATTGGATCGTGATCCATGAATTAAAAGGGGGAAGTGTTAGGACTCCCTATggatttgagtttgaaaccctattgaggaaaccccataggaaaaacaagaacatgaatctaataaaattatggaggatcgattgtacctttcacctagtatgctgaagatgattgatgttggtcactcccactttcgctctcttggcttggctatggatcttctacagccccttaaacctctgttctctcactttagtggtaaagtggggaagagtgaataatgactgtagggacccaaaacctagtatttataatactgtcctgcactcaaaaccctaaaccacaatgggttgagccagcatatccctaagcttgagagtggaccgaaccggttcatgcaatttgactcttacccatttaatcaacccgaataattaatttagcccataaatccaacaggaAGTGGTGGTCGAGGTATGGTGTGTATGCTGGTTTGGAGCACAGGGCGACCGACTTCGAGGGATTTCGGGATCCGAGGATAAGATTGGGTGTCTGTGGATGGTGGAAGTGCTAGTGAAAGGAGAAATGGTGCTTGAGGTACGGTGGGTATGCCGGTTCGGAGCGCAGGGCGACTGACCTCAAGGAATTTCTCTTCCTGGTGATGGACGAGACCAACTGCTTGAGACATAGAACTTGATTGGAGAGCCAATACCTCACTAAGGATGTCGGATCGAGGTCTAGAAATGAAATGACTACTTAAAATTGGTGGAAACAAGTTTTCTGAAGCTTCAATTCGAGATTGTTGGTCTAAGAGTAAGGCCGACTGTGTGGGTTTGGGAAGAGTGTCCTGAGGATCCTTGAACTTGGAAATCCCAAAGCGACTCTCCAAAGCTTGAGTGAAATTTGGCCAGGTAGTGAATTGAGTGACACGAAGCACCCCTTGAAACCACCAAAGGGCAGGGCCATCCATATGGAAAGAAGAAATCAGAAGGCGCTGATCGTCGGCGACACCATGGCAATCGAAGAAGTGTTCGGCCTTGAAGATCCATCCGATCGGATCTGTACCATTAAAGCGGGGAAAATCAAGCGGCATGGTGCGGATCTGGATGGGGTTGGCCGGAATGGGTAGAGGCGGTGACAATGTATTGAAGTTGCTTGGGCGCTGATCAGGTTGAGGTACCGTTAACCCCAGGGCTTGCTCCAGCCGGCCCTCCATGGCCGTGAGGCGACGACTGAGCTCGGAAAGGGACCGCTGCTGGTTGGACATGGTGTCTTCAAGGGAATCCAGACGTTTGCCACGCGCTGCCATCGTCTCAGTCAAAAGCTTAACAGATTCATCCAGTTGATGGAGGCGAGTTCCGTCGTCCATCGTATATTTCTCAGTGAAAGCACCAAATGATACGATCGTCTCCGTGAACGGCGGGATAACGGATCACAAGCTACTTCGAGGGTAGCTACCTCCTagaagaacagagaagagagaaaggatttTTGTATATTCATTCCCCCCTTACATCATGTCTTACTGTATATATAATATCCTAACAATGGTCTACCCTTCaacagaaaaatggaatattCCCTAAGATGCTCTTCATGAGGTTTGCAAGTTTCTCCTTGCCAAGTGGGGTGCTGTCGAGGCAAAAGTGTTACTTATCAACTCCTCCATGTCATGCTGAGTCGTAACACTCTCCCTCTATTGTTTTTTCGTTAAAGGATAATTTTATTGAATAACAACAAAACAAAAGCAATTACATAAGCATCTCAAAAACTGCTTTCCCATCTCTCACCTTCGgaattgccatcagcaggagataAGATAATGCATTACTTGAATCTATAATGAGGTTTACCATCTGAGTCCCTTGCTAAGAGATCCACAATGTGCGGAAGAAAGCAAACATTTGAACCCGACACCACTGATTTCGCTGCATCCTTTGCCAAGTAATCTACAATAGCACTAGGCTCCCTGAAATTATGAGTCATCTTCCATGTTATTCCTTCCAAGTAAGGCTGAATGAAATTCCATCTTTGTAaggcaaaccatggaattttcttattCTGAAAGAACATCATTGCCGCACAAGAGTCCGATTCAACCCATAATTGCTGTAAATTCATCTCACGAGCTCGCATTAGTCCCTCCATGAGGCCTTCCACTTCACCTTCAAATGCACCAGTCACCCCATGAATATTTTATATGATTCCAGGATACTTCCGtgtgatcctctctctctctctctctctctctctctccccaattGGTCTTCTCATTAAATAGATTTTAacccctctcccccctccttACAATTACTCTTCTCATTAAGTGGATTTTaatccctctctcttctcaGTATAAGTCTTCTCATTAATTAAGTGGTTCTCATTATGGACCTTATACGAAATCTATTATCCAACTTATTtcgataaaaaaatataaaacaccTAATATGGAAACATGGAATCTTACAAGTACCAGGCACGACCAAACATGGGTGAACCTGGATTCTATAGTACGCCAGTCCCCACCAATGGAGAATATCAGCCAAAAGGACCAGGTAATCTAAATTGAAAAACAACACCAAGAAAAAAGCGACTAAGAATCTCACACTAAGAATGTAATCGAAATTGAAATCGATGCCAGGATAAAGCATCATGCATTATTTCTTCCAAGATATGGGGAGGGAATACTCTAAGAAAACAGAGCATTTGAGACACTTTTTTAGTGACAAACGTCATTTCCGTCCCCTAAATAAACCATTTGGGATGGAAATAGTTTCGTAGCAACATTCTAGCAGTTGGAATAGATATCTTACTGTCACAATATTTTGGACGGAATATCTCTGTTGCTAGTGTTAttgaattttacatctattacGATGGATTACTTTCCATCCCTAAATAAATCATTCGGAACAAATATAGTTTTATCATTGCATAACAGATATCTTATTGTCGCAATATTTGGGATGGAATTTTTTCGTTGCCCGTGATTGAACTTTACATCCATTACAAATAAACCATTCGGGACAAATAATTTGTCGGTATATTTCCATCGCTACTATAATTGAATTTACAACTATTACAACGAATCTTTTTACCCTAAATAAGTCAGTTGAGACATAAATAGTTCTATCGCTACATATCTAACAAAATAAATCGCATTAAATTCAAACGAATCGGATTATAAatgattaattcaatttaatgAATTAATTAGTAGACTTCTTCACGAAGGATTCAACCAATCCAAATATTACTCAATACATATTTATAATTGGAGATAGAAAATTAACCGTCCCTAAATTACAGAAAATTTCCTCAAAATTCCGAGCCCTAATTCCCTTTccacttactttttttttttccgctaatttccttcccacttacctgtgaactcaaatctctctaaaaccccatttttttatcaatactctctctctctctctctctctctctctctcatctctctctgaACTCCCACCTTGCTGAGATCTGCAACACTCCTTACCTCCGAATTCACAACTGCAAGCTAATGTTGTTATCATGTAATAGCCCTACCTTCTCAatttgttcttcctcttctaaaTGTGTCTTGTCGATGAaaacttctctttcctttaaaCTTCATCATTGTTTTTTTGCCCCTGTTCTTTCTTTCAAttgtcctatttttttttttttggctaaaaaatctattatattgaaaaagaaacaaaaatttaaacATAGAATACAACTTGGGAAAGACCAGAAATACCAACACAGAATGGTAACCACCCCACCTTCGTCATTGCCATTAGCAGTAGGTCACTCCCCATCAACCAATGAGCAAAGCTATAAAAATAAACTACCTATAGAATCGATAGTTAGGTCTATAATAAGATTCCGTCTTGAGTTTCTCTTGCATATGAGAAGGCCAATCGACTACAGTGGAAGAAACTCCTCTTTTTGTCGCTTCTTTCGCAAGCCAATCTGCGATGGGGTTGGCTTCTTGAAAGCATTTGTGAGTTTCCActtgatttgaatttaaaaatggATGAAGAAACATCCAATTCTAAAGCATAAACCAAGGAATTGTTCATGTATTTAAAGAAATGGCAATAGCTGCTGAATCACATTATTTTAGTCCCTAAAAGAGATATAAAGAGTCGTATCTTGGAAAGGAAAATTGGTTGGTGAAAAAGAATGAATCAAGGACAGAGAGGCTCGGAGGTGGCAGTGGCTAGGGTTCTAGGTGACAACCAAGATCCAGGCAGGTCTCTACTGCCTAATCTTGGGCAGCAGCTCTTGATTTCTCCAGTTCTTTGTGCTCAGCGGTTGCGACTGTTTCTGTTGGATTGGAGGAAACTACTCAACAAGTGGAGGAGAGACGGACAATGATTCGGGTACACCCTTCATTGGTGAGTACCTTAACTAATACTTGAATAGTGTGGTGGGGGGTGTGTTACCCGATGTTGATTACCTACCAGACCTTATTCATTCTGGATCCTTCACGAAGATCACAATCCCACAGAATGCGTATAAAGAGAGATTGAATGGATTTCGATTCTCTCTTATTGGATGTAcaaattttttacccataacaATGGATGACATTCGAAAGGAGGACAAAGATGTTTGGAGTCTCAAGGGTATGGTGTCTTTAGCACCTATGGGGAAGGGATTTATCCTTTTCCAATTTGAACATGAGTGTGATATGGCTAACACTTGGAGGAGAAGCCTTGTCAAACATCGGTGGTCAGCTATCAGGTTCCAGAGATGGTGACCAGACTTTAGCATTCATGAAAAGCATGTCTCTGTGAAACTGGTTTAGATTCGAATCCCAAACCAACCTTGAGAATACTGGCACAAGAAACGAGATTACTGTTAAATAGGATATGTTTTGTAAACCTATATAGGAGGGTGGTTTGTGTGTAAGGAGGTTGCGGGATGTGAATAAGGCCATCCTTTGTAAGCTTTGTTAGGCTATGAAGAATGATCAATCTTTCTTTGGAAAGTTTATGAGAGCAAAGTATCTAAACCTTAATGGAAGGCCATAGTCCGGTGTTATTAATCAATTTGGTAGGGTATAAGGAAGGATTGATGTAGAGGCCAATGACGGTTGGATTATTTGGAATAGTACTTCTATTGATTTTTGACATGTCAAGTGGGTAAACAATGAGTCGATTGCTGTAGACATTGGGTTGCAACAGTCTCTCTTCCATGGCTTTAGTGCTAAGGTGGCGGATATTATTTGTGATTGAGTTTGATGCTTGCCTCAAATTTCATCTGCAATTTTAAAGGAGAAATTCAGTGTGGTGAAATCCATTCCACTACCTAATACCTCCTTTCCTAATAGGCAAGTATGTTGTGCTTTTACTTCAGAGGATTTTGGCATTAAATTGGCATCATAATCAATTCATTCAAAGGGATGAGGCCTATGTGGCTCCCCTTGATTGGGAAGAAGCATCTACAATCTATGCACTCTCTCTTTGGTTGGAGATTTATTAATGGTAAGCTTCCAGTTGATGACCTAGTATCTAGCAAGGGTATTCCTTTAGCATCTCGATGTTCATTGTGTATGAGGCAATCTGAGAGATTGTTCCATAATTTTCTAGATTGTCCAGTTGCATGCTATCTATGGAGTGCTTTCTTTCAGGTTTTCTATATTGGTTGGCCACATCCAACATCATCGCCAGAGCTAGTGCGGTggtggtcctctaaagcaaacATTATTCCTTTAAAGGAGGTGTGACTAACCATTTTCTTACTGATTCCCTTTCATATCTGGtatgaaagaaataatagaatgTCATGGGTGTTGagctcattttcttctcaaaaaagCTTGAGATTCGAAAGAAAGGATCTTTTATCCTATTGCAAACTGGGAAATTTTGGGAAATTCTTCTTCATGTCATTCTCACACCATCAGAGAGTACTTAAAAACAATTCATCAATATATAGTGGGCTGATATCAGATGCTACGAGATCGGGCATGATTTGACTATATAAGGGTCCCATGTTGAATTAGAGTTTCATGTTCGATTAGGATTTCAagctagattagggttttataaCAAGTTGGGGTTTTGAGTTGGATCTGGGTCATTTGGAAATGCAAAGTTCTCCTTTGAAAGAAAGCGTAAATCTCACCCACATCCTATGAATCATCATTTCTGGGAGCGgttgacaaaattgggtgtttacaCTAACCTTATCTTTGAAATCTAAATCTCATTCAGAAATTTGCATCAATAGAAAGCTCTTTAGATTTGtgcaaggggaaaaaaaatcaagtccGAAGAAAGTCCTAATTCACCACATCCTTCGCCAAGAAATCCGCAATTGGGTTCGCTTCCATGAAGCAGTGAGTGATCTACCATATAACCAAGTTAAGGTACGTCTACAGAAATAAACATTCTTAAGTCAAAAACCACAAAATGTATTGAGATTAAACTGATATGACAATTACAAcggagtcacattcaatccaaagccGCTCTACCCCATATCTTTGGCACACTAGAATCCCTCATATTAAGCTCGCAAATTCTGAACCATAGCTGATATCATTTCCAATATAGAACTTAAAAGAAGATAATACCCTCCCCGAATGATCATGAAATAAGCCGTCTGTACCCACCCTACCAGGATTCCCCAGGGAACACCCATCTACATTTAGTTTCACCCACTGAACTTCAAGTTTACAACAATTGATTTCCAAAATGAGCCTATTCAACCGCTACATAAGAGATATACCCAATCTCCTGCTACATAATTCAAAAACAAACTACACCAGAACATTCAAAGAAAAGTTCAGCTCTCTTAGATAATGGCAGACCAATCTATGGATCGAGCAAGAAGGTCTATGCCCTTCTTTGTGAAACCTAGCATTCCTTTTCATCTAGATGTTCGAAGAAATAGTCACAAAGCTGGTATCTATGGGATTTTCAACATCATACCACTACTTTTCTTTCCACTACCATGCCAAAGTTGCAATATCATGTGGTTGTTGCCATGTGAACCCAAAGCATTCAACAAACCTGCCCCAAATTTTCAAGGATCGAGAAACTACACTCAAAGAAAATGTGGCCAAAAGTTCAGAATTAGTAACACATAACACACATTTGGAGGCGCGGAGAATACCTCTATGACATATAGCATCATCCATAGCAACAGTGACACTTCTTCTTCATAAGTTGCGCTCACCTCTGGTCACTCAAGCCATTTCTATTTCCGCTGATGAGTGGAAACGATGGTGAACAAGCCACCAGTAGGTGTTCCCCCATCGTCTTCACCTTTTCTGGTATTCATGCCACTCTTTCTACAAATGAAAATTAGGGATGAGATGCTTACACATTCTATGATCGAAGGCTCAAACCATCCAAGGGTGAAACCCTTGCTGATTTCCAAGTAGACTAGATTCTTCTTCaggcaatctctctctctctctctctctctctctctcaccccatGTGAATTTCTCGTTCAGTTGCTTATTTTTCTTGCAAATTGAAAAGTTTAGGATTACCCCAAAGGGTAGCTTAGTTGGCAAGGACCAAAACCTCACATTTAAGAGGTCTCCTTGAGGCCTATCTATTAACAAAAATGTTTAGGATTTGTAACCAAAAATTTACAGCTCCTTAACATATACCATCAATCAATTAGCATCATCTTACATACATGCTTTCTCAACCAAATAAATCAAGAGAACATCCCTCTATACTATACCATtcgcattttttatttttcttgctaATAATCAAccaagaacttttttttttttNNNNNNNNNNNNNNNNNNNNttttttttttttttttttgctaaatggtcaattgtattaaaagataaaagaatatacaaaaagataaataaacTCAGAAAATTAGAGGACAAAAAAATCTAGCCTAAACCCCCACCTTTGGTATGGCCATTAGTAGGAGAAAGACCAAAACTAGTAGAATCTGAATCTTGCTCTTCCCTGAGCATCTAAACTAAATTCTTCATGTAGCAAAGACATCCAAAGAATTTTAGTAATAGAAATAATGAAAGAATACAAGATAAATCCATAAGACCAAGGAAACCACTCAAAATCAGAGTACCTATCCACCTTTAGTATGCCATTATCACCTTTCGCATCTTCACTACTGCACGGTGTTGCCAAATGGATTTACATATTGGTAGAGTTATTGCTTTAACATAAGGGTTTCACCCATAGAAGGCCAAATCAAGAAATTCCATTAAACCAATGTCGATTATGAAGAAAAGCATCATCTTACATACATGACCTCTCAACCAAATAAATCATGAGAACATCCCTCTATACTACCTTTCgtatcttccttttttcttgctAAGAACCAACAAAGAACGTTATAACAGAAATAATGAAAGAATACTAGATAAAGCCATGAGGCCAAGTAAACCACTCAAAATCAAAGTACctatccacctttggcatggccattaTCACCTTCGCATCTTCACTGCTGCACCTGTGTTGCCCAATGGATTTATATATTGGTAGAGTCATTACGTTAACATAAGGGATTCAGAGCCATAGAAGGCCAAAACAAGAAATTCCATTAAACCAATGTCAATTATGAAGAAAAGCATATATATCGTTATATGATTGAACTCTTGACTTGCACTAAAACCTAATCAACTATCAACAAGCAAGGAGGGTTATGATGGACCCagaatgctaaaaaaaaaaaaaaaccgaaaaaaTGTAGAAAGGAGAGAGTAGACATACATG
It includes:
- the LOC122072363 gene encoding L-type lectin-domain containing receptor kinase IX.1-like gives rise to the protein MLIWFPQVFATRILINELASKFEEEWLRELWIQASASNLNRNHGSYIIWELASSIYKVLPATSLSFNFPSFNNSLINIYIKPQLDATVSDTIIDLTRNKGDKSSIGTQGGVLYNDPVHLWDKKTGNLTNFTTHFSFTLKNTIYTNTIGDGLTFFLAHYGFEIDGYFGGGGFGGGGLGLFCNQPVDNTPTNRSIVAVEFDTCQNYWDPDSNQIGIDIYSIVSVNHSSCNSSLWNFMRNNGIPWEVTVTYDSSSHNLSVILTCSNQSVSGEICSLNHIVDLREYLPEEVTIGFSAANGYASELHQLNSWDFSSSLEIDNSNEGGVAPAPAPAPAPAPTPAWGTNEGVRTSTQQGGISMKKKIGIAVGGAAMIMITVLGLFWFFKWRKNRENKADDDVVLDVPTGPREFSYAELSRATRNFDEKQKLGEGGFGGVYRGFMSDLNMDVAVKRISKGSRQGIKEYSSEVKIISRLRHRNLVHLVGWCHQRKELLLVYEFMPNGSLDSHLFRKRSSLTWELRYKIALDLASALQYLHEGWDQCIIHRDIKSSNVILDSNFNAKLGDFGLARLVDNERGSQATNVASAMGGRLVEGEKGEKGAQTTNVAGTMGYMAPEYVLTGKASKESDVYSFGIVLLEIACGRKPVERKANPSEVGLVGWVWELYGSQKHLEAADPRLSMDSDKQELECMIVVGLWCAQQDYDLRPSIGQAINVLKFDSPLPILPYRRVPISSLHST
- the LOC122072379 gene encoding transmembrane 9 superfamily member 7-like, coding for MHPYREKGLCYNDGEKLAAGHKCKPRQLFLLVYEDDALTTNLLGEDSSPGHRCKSRQLFLLLYEGDSPTVDLLDEDSSTYVEPFISVVLILYHAMSGHSSPSTLWLSQTIVGTPMQVQINGGSVDFVQGRAAQCLGLVIEPAPNINVLVGNSDCNSKGIERNLPEILRNDLQVPRQRRDVSQLTTHANGFCVGFKGSYVGRKVEKYFINNHSGFKVMYHKNLETASACTVGFEVAPISITHLVRDTKNIIKGKKMVFTHDVSFKLSEFKWATHWDTYLLMNDDQIHWFSIINFLMIFLFFYDIRTLCRDIANYSQSETKDEAQEETAGWELVHGNVFRPPVNSGLLCFYVGTWVQIFGMTLVPISFALLGFLSPLNRRRLKTTTVLLWVFMGLIAGYSAHWYKVFKGAKWKRNTLKATFIFHGILFAILFALNALIWGEQFFGALPFGTMFALAFLWLGISVPLVFMGNYLGFKSPAIKDPTEINKIPIEITKKAWYMKPAFSILIGGILPFGAVFVELCFILTSIWLNQFYYIFSPLQASDNVGKVACKLDLSAMAKSCLKQRDCEVRHVLVHCGGLPWKRLNGKTLRSSSSPHSNLEDKVLLEEDGNVTTQHDMEELISNTFATTAPHLARRNMQTS